The Methylocystis sp. ATCC 49242 region ATTGGCGTAGGTCTTGCCGTGCTGAACGTATGGCCCGAAACGGCCGATATTGACGACAATTGGCTCGCCGGTGGTCGGATGTCTGGCGACCTCGCGCGGCAGCGAGAGCAGGCCGATCGCCTGCTGAAGCGTGAGGTCGTCCGGCTTGATGGTCTTGGGCACGGAGGCCCGCTTGGGCTTTTCGGCCCCTTCCTCCTGCTCGCCCTCCTGCACATAGGCGCCGAAGCGGCCGTCGCGCAGCGTGACTTCGGCGCCGGTCTCCGGATTGACGCCCAGAACCTTTACGCCCGGACGCGCGCTTTCCGCCGCGTCGCCCGTGGGCGGCGACAAAGTGCGCGTGTAGCGGCATTCGGGATAGTTCGAGCAGCCGATGAAGGCGCCGAACTTGCCGACCTTCAGAGAGAGCTGGCCACTGTTGCAGGCGGGGCAGAGGCGGGGATCGGAGCCGTCTTCCTTCGCCGGAAAGATATGCGGCCCCAAAAGATCGTTGAGACTGTCGAGCACCTGCGTCGTGCGCAGATCCTTCGTCTCGTTCACCGCCGCGGAAAAATCCTGCCAGAAGTCGCGCAGGACCTGCTTCCAGTCGATCTCGTTGTTGGAGACGAGGTCGAGCTTCTCTTCGAGCGAGGCCGTGAAGTCGAACTCCACATACCGCGAAAAGAAGCTTTCGAGAAAGGCGACGACGAGGCGGCCCTTGTCCTCCGGCATGAGGCGCTTCTTGTCGAGCCGCACATAATCGCGGTCGCGCAGCGTCGCCAGCGTCGAGGCGTAGGTCGAAGGCCGGCCAATGCCAAGCTCCTCCATACGCTTTACCAGCGTCGCCTCGGTGAAGCGCGGCGGCGGCTCGGTGAAATGCTGGGTGGCGTCGATCTTTTCGCGCGCGCAGGGCTCGCCCTGCGCCATCGCGGGCAGGCGGCCGCCATCCTCGTCCTGATCGTCGTCGCGGCCTTCCTGATAAAGTTCGAGGAAGCCGGGAAAGCGCACAACCTGACCCGTGGCGCGCAGCTCCAGCATTCTGGCGCCCGCCCTGGCGTCGATGTCGACGGTGGTGCGCTCCAGCTCGGCGGACTCCATCTGGCTCGCGATGGTGCGGGTCCAGATCAGCTCGTAGAGCCTGGCCTGATCCGGCTCGAGATATCTCGCGATCTGCTTCGGCAGGCGGGCGGCGTCCGTCGGGCGGATCGCCTCATGCGCTTCCTGCGCGTTTTTCGCTTTCGCCGTGTATTTGCGCGGCGCGCCCGGCACGAAGCGGTCGCCATATTCCTTGGCGATCACACGGCGGACGCTGGCGACAGCCTCGGGCGCCATGTCGACGCCGTCGGTTCGCATATAAGTAATGAGGCCCGCCGTTTCGCCGCCGATGTCGACGCCCTCGTAAAGCCGCTGCGCGATCCGCATGGTGATGGCCGGCGCGAAGCCGAGCTTGCGGGACGCTTCCTGTTGCAGCGTCGAAGTGGTGAAGGGCGCGTAGGGATGGCGCTTCACCGGCTTGGCTTCCACCGAGCGCACCGTGAAGGTCGCGGCGTCGAGCGACTTCTTGAAATCCTCGGCCTCTTGGCCGGCGCCGATGTCGAGGCGCGAGATTTTCTTGCCGTCCGCGCCGACGAGGCGCGCGGTGAAGGGTTCGCCCGCCTTGGTCTTCAGATGCGCGACGAGCGACCAGTATTCGCGCGGGACGAATTTCTCGATTTCCAGCTCGCGGTCGCAGACGAGGCGCAGCGCCACCGACTGCACGCGGCCGGCCGAACGCGCGCCGGGGAGCTTTCGCCAAAGCACCGGCGACAGGGTGAAGCCCACGAGATAATCGAGCGCGCGGCGGGCGAGATAGGCGTCGACCAGCGCCTGGTCGATCTCTCGCGGATGAGCCATCGCCTCCTTGATCGCGTCCTTGGTGACGGCGTTGAAGACGACGCGCTCGATCTTCTTGTCCTTCAGGACGCGCTTCTTGTTGAGGATGTCGAGCAGATGCCACGAGATGGCCTCGCCCTCGCGATCCGGGTCGGTCGCCAGAATGACCTTGTCGGCGCCCTTTACGGCGTCGGCGATCGCCGAGACGCGCTTGGCGCCTTTGGCGTCCATTTCCCAGATCATCGCGAAATCGGCGTCGGGATCGACCGATCCGTCCTTGGGAGGCAGGTCGCGAACATGGCCGTAGCAGGCGATCACATTGAAATCGCGGCCCAAATACTTGTTGATGGTTTGCGCTTTGGCCGCCGACTCAACGATAACGACATTCATTCGATTGTCCCGATCTGGCGGTCCCGCCCTGGAGCGCCGGGGCGGGAACATGGTCAAAATGGGCCGCGCCTGTCAAATATGAAGGCGGGGGAGGGGGAGGGAGCGCATCCGATGACCAGCGAAACCGGGGACCGGCCAACCGTGGCCATGGCCCGAGAAATCGCGCCGCGGAGCCGGCGTTCCGTATATCCGGAACCCTTCGCCGCGCTGATGGACCGACGCGAGAAGCGCGCGCTCGGCGATTTCTTCGGCCTGACCAATTTCGGCGTGAACCTCACCACGATCGCCCCCGGCGGACAATCAGCGCTGCTGCACCGCCACAGCCGGCAGGATGAGTTCGTTTACATCCTCGAGGGCGCGCCGACGCTCGTGCTGGAGGACCGGGAGATCGCGCTGCAGGCGGGCATGTGCGCGGGTTTTCCGGCGCGGGGCGCCGCTCATTGCCTCGTGAACCGCACCGACGCGACCGTGGTTTATCTCGAAATCGGCGACCGCGCCGCCGGCGACGAGGCGAGCTATCCGAATGACGACCTGAAGGCTGCGATGGGCGAAGACGGCCGCTGGATTTTTACCCACAGGGATGGTCGTCCCTATGAATAGTGCAACGCACATACTTGCCGGCGCCAGCGGCCTCCTGTAAGAGCGGGCTCAGGCGAAGCGCGTCGCGCCTTTCGCACGGATGGCCTCGTGGCGGAGTGGCTACGCAGAGGACTGCAAATCCTTGTACGGGGGTTCGATTCCCTCCGAGGCCTCCAGACGCTGCGACGCATCACGGTCCGGAACGAGAAATCTCCCGGCGGACCCCCGCTAAAATGTTGAGTTGGCGCCCGTCGCCGCAATCAAGAAACTATTCCTAGCCCATCGAGAGGGAAAAATGCTGCACGCTCTCATTGCCGACGCACAGGCCCGGTTGGACGAAGCCCGCCGCGAACTGCGTCTCGCCGCCATCAATTTCGACGTCTCCGACGAAGAGCTCCTCGAAATGCGCGCCAGGGCCCGCAAGGTCTACGAGGAGCTCGCCGCCCTCGACCGAAAGTTCCTCAGGAAGGGCCTGTTCGGCTTCCTGAAATTCTGGTGATCGGCTTCGCGGCGAAAACCGCATCTTGCTTCCGGCGCTTGCGCGCCCACCATAAGTCGTAAAGGGCGCCATCGCGCGCCGCCTGCGACGAGGAAGAAAGATGATCAGCCCCGATACGCCTCCTGGCGCCGAGGTCGTCTGTGTGGACGCCAGCGCCGGACCTTACGGCGACGGCGGCCTGCGGCGCGGGGCGGTCTACACGGTGGATCGCATCGCCCGCGGCATAGACGGCGGCCATGTCGTGCTGCTCGTCGAGATTCCCCCCTGGCAGACCTACTCGCCCCCCTGGGGCGTCGTGGGAATCGGCTTCGAGCTGAAGCGTTTCCGTTATCTCGATATTCCTCGATCACTGACCGAATTGCTCGAGACGGCGCCGCAGGAGGTCGAAGACACGGCGTGACCAACGGCTCACGGCGCTGGCGGTTCCGCCGTCGGCGCCGGCTCGTCGCGCGGCAGGAGCGGCGCGGCGGCGCCGGAGCGGCGGATGAAGGCCTGAGGGTCGGGCGTCAGCGAAAGTTCGTCCCAGCCGCCCGCAAGCTCGAAGGCGATGTGCAGGCCCTTGTCGCGTGGCTTGCCCGCGCTGTCCGCCTCGCCGGCGACGGCCTTGATCGACAGGCTGCGTTCCGAAAAATTGGCGGCGCCGGTGAAGGCGAGCGCGAAGCCGGGCCCGCGCGCGAGACCGTCCTCGATAACGCCGACGCCTTTCTCGAAGGCGATCGTCGCGCTGGCCTTCTCCAGCGGCGAGGCGCCCGAGCGAATGTCCTGCGCGCTGGCGAGCGGCCGTTTTTCGAGGCGGCGCAGCGCGCGTTCGAAATCGACGCCGGCGATCTCTCCTTCCGAGAGGCCCAGCGTCGCGCGCCCGCTCAGGCTGCGCATCAGCGTCGCCATATTTTCCCCTGCGGCGTCGATCGCTACGGTCGAATCGAGCGCGCCGCCGATCGCCTGCTTGCCGAAAGCATCCCAGAGCAGCGCGCCGGCGTCGACGCCATTGGTTTGCGCTGAGGCATGGACGGAAAGCCCGCCGTCAGCCGGCCGAAAAGCGGCCCGCGCCTTGATTTTCCCGCGATAAGCCTGCGCTTGCGTCAGGGCGAGATCGAGCGCGCCGTCGCGGAGCGTGAGGTCGAGCGCCGCGTCGTCGATGGTGAGACGACCGAGCCGGGCGTGAGCCGCGTCGATATGCATGTCGACATCCGCGCCCGAGAGGTCGGGCGGATCGAAGGCCTCGCGGCTCCATTGTCCGTCCGGCGCAAGGAGCGCCGGGGCGTCGGACAGCATGGGCTTGAGCGACACGAAATCGCTTTTCAGCGCGCCTGTGAGGTGGAGGCGTTCATCGTCCCGGCGCAGACCCAGCGCGCCGGCAAATTCATTGCCGTCGATGAAGAGACGCAACTCTTTGAGCTGGGCCTCGCGCGGGCCGAGATAGGCCTGCGCGGAAAATTGCGCGTCGCCGAAGGGGCCGGGCAGGGGCGCGGAGAGGCCGAAGACCCCGAGCGCTTGCCGCACCGAGGGCGACGACCCGGCGACATGCCCGTAGAATCGCGCGTTGAGGCCCGTCTGCGCGACGCCCTGCGCCTCCAGTCGCACGCTCTCGCCGTCGAGCCGGGCAGTCGCCACCGATTGCTCGCCGCGCAAAAGCATGGCGGGGCGCGCGACCCACAGCACGGTCTGGAGCCGCTCGCCCCGCCAATCGAAACTCGCGGTGAAGGTCGCCGCCTCGCCGATCCTGCGCCAGTCCAGCGACGCGTCGATCCTGTCGGCCGCATAGTCCTGTCCGAGACGCCGGACGCGCAGGGAGCCGTCGACGATGGCGATGACGCCGAGCCGCACATTGTCGGCTTTCTGCGCTTCCGGCGTCGCCGGCCGCGTGGCCGCCGCGCGCGCCGCGGCGCCGGGCGCGTCGATCGGCTTCTGGTCCAGATCGAGTCTCGCGCGGGGTCTGACAAGGGCGAGCGAATCTACCTCGAGGCGTCCGGCGAAAAGCGGAAACAGTTTGAGGACGCCATGCAGCTGGTCGGCCTCGATGATCAGCGCGCCATTACGGTCGGCGAAGGCGACGCCCTGAATTGAAATGTGCGGGCGCGGGGTCAGCGAGAGCGTCGTGCGGCCGCGCGTGGCGACGTAAAGGCCGGACGAGGTCTGCAACTGGCCGGAGATGGCGTCGAGCAGGGCGGTCGGAGAAAAGAGCCAGGGCGCGAGCGCCGCCGCCGCTGCGACGACGCCGACAAGGATCGCGAGGGCGGCCGCCAGAAACCGCGTCCACCCCGAGCGGAGCGCGCGCGCGAATCTGCCGCGCCTTCTTAATTCAACATTGGTTTGATCGCGTTCCGCCGAGGGCGACAAGCGCTCTTGCTCCTACGCCAACTTTTCTTCGCCTTGTCGCGGCTAAGCGCGGCGAGAAAGTGGCGGAGCGCGTAAATCCTGCTGAACGGGAGCGCCCCGGGACAGCCGCCTGGAGCGCGTTCAGGAAAAGTGTCGGCGGTTTTCCGTTCGAACGCGCGACAAGATATGGAGCGGGACCAAATCCGGCGAATTCGAATTCGCCGGATTTGGTCTAGAGATCAGCGTCCCGGCGATGGCTGTTGCGGCGATGGTCGTTGTTCATCACCGCGAGTCGTCCCACAGGCGTTTTCAGCGCGCGCTCGATCGCGAACAATGCGCTGCGATTCGAGAGCGGCACATCGCGAGTCTCGGCAAGAGCGAGGAAGTCGGACTGCTTGAACGGATAGCGGCTGCCGCGCTTTACCACGCGAATACCCTGCGGCGTCACCACAGTGTCGCCGGGGCGCAGCGTCGAATCGCCGAGGAATGCGCTGGTCACGCCGAGGCTGTCGACGGCGGACTGGCAGGCGCAGCTTCTGGACCTGGCGTCGGCCGGATTGAGGCGGGCGACGAGCTGCGCGTATGTGTCGCCGCCCCTGGCCGCCTTTGCGTCCTCGATCCTGTCGGAGCCGGCCGCCATCACGAAGAGCTGGGGCTGCGCTCCGGGACAGAGCCTTTCGCAGGTCGCCTGCTGGGCCGGAATATCCGACTCACGGTACAGTCTCGCGACAGGGAAGTAATAGCCGTCGCAGCCGCGCACGCAGATCGTGCGGCGGCTCGTGGCCGCTGTCGTCTTTGGCGTCGTGGCGGAGGCTTCCGCGAAAGAGAGGGTCTCGATCCCGGCGGGGCGCCGCAGCGCAGCCGCGTCACGCTCCGTCGTCGACTGTTGATGGCGGCCGACGACGCGCCGGCGCGCCTGGGCGTCGCGCGCGTGATGTCGCCATTTCGCGTGCCGCGCGTGCCGCCGATAGCCGTAATGGCTCCGGCTGGCGCCCGGGCCGCGCAGATAGCCGTTGTAGGGCAGCGTCGGGACATAGGCCGGCGAACCGCCGCCGAAAAGCGCGTCGAATAACCCGTTCGCGGCGAGGCTCTCCGGCGCCTCCAGGCCGAAAACGGCGACGCATAGCAGGGCGAGCGCGGCGCCGAGCGTGATGGCGGTTCTGGCGCGGTCGCTCCTGACGCGGGCGATGGTCGCAGCCTTGGGCAGGGAAGGCGAAGTCATGACGCAAGCTCGCGGTAACAGAAAATTAACTTTCTCTTCTCGAATGAATACAACGCGAGCGTGACAGTTTCAAGCTTATCGCCTCGTCTGCGCTTGAATTAACCCATAAAAATCAGTCAGCGACGGCCGACGCCCGCGACCTCGTCGCGCAGCGCGCGCAATATCTCTTCGACGTAGAAAGGTTTTTCGACGATCGCCCGGTCGAGATGCGCCTCCGGCAGGCCCGCCCTACCGCATCCGGTAGTGAAAACGAAAGGCAGACCACGCGCGGCGATGGCGTCGGCGACGGGGTCGATCTTTTCATGCCCGATGTTGACGTCCAGAAGGGCGAGATCAAATGAGGCGTCGCGGGCAAATCGCAACGCTTCCGCAATGTTGCGCGCCGCGCCCGCGACGACGAGCCCGAATTCGACGAGTGTTTCCTCGAGCGCCAGAGTTATGAAGGGGTCGTCCTCGACAATCAAAATCCGTCGCCCGAGCAAGGGATCGCTCGCGCTTTGCGGGGCATCGCTCGATGTCCCCGCCGGACGGAAATCGGGCGTGTCGGACACTGACATGATGTAATGGTGCGGCGGAATGCCGCGTATGTCCAGTATTTGCGCGCGTCAGTTGTAAAATGAAGCCTTCAGCGACCGCCGGGCGCAGCGCCGTCGCGCCAGCGCGCGAGGCCCCACGCCGCCCAGATAGCGAGGGCGATCCAGGAGATGATCGTCAGGCCGCCGCCCATAGGCGCCGCAAAGGGGAAAAGTTTTCCGCCCAGATAGACCCGCGCCGCGAGATCGGCGGAGAAGAGCGTCACGCCGGCCTGCAAGGCGAGGCCGGCTGCGGCGAGCCAACGCTGCATGGGCGGCTCGCTGCGCGCGAGCGCCGCGAGCGCCAGTCCTGCGCCGGCGTGGATCATGAGGAACTGGCTTGCCGTCGCGAGCAGCGGATTGGCGTCCACATGCGCCGCGGCCGCGGCCAGCGAGACGCCGGCGGCGCCCTGAAGCGCCGCGATCATCGCAATGAGGAGAACCGATCTCACAAGCGCTCCCCGGTCTGTGCGCGGCTCAATAGGCGTTTTCGGCCTTGAGCAGGGCGAAGGGCGTCATCGCCAGAATATAGATGTCGAGCAGGATCGACCAGTTCTCGATATAGTAAAGGTCGCACTCGACGCGTTTCTGGATTTTCTCGGGCGTGTCGGTCTCGCCGCGCCAGCCGTTGATCTGCGCCCAGCCCGTGAGGCCGGGCTTTACGCGATGGCGGGCGAAATAGCCGTCGACGACGTCGTCGTAGAGATGGTCCGCCGCGCGCGCGACGATCGCATGCGGGCGCGGGCCGACAAGCGACAGATTGCCCTTGAAGACGACATTGAAAAGCTGTGGCAGTTCGTCGAGCGACGTCTTGCGGATAATGCGGCCGACGCGCGTCACGCGCGGATCGCCCTTCGTCACCTGCTTCACCGCGTTGTGGTCGAGCTGGTCCACATACATCGAGCGGAATTTGTAAACCTCGATCTTCTCGTTGTTGAAGCCGTAGCGCACCTGCTTGAACAGCACCGGCCCACGTGAATCGAGCTTCACGGCGAGAGCGGTGAGCGCCATCACCGGCGAGAGCAGGATGAGGCAGATCGTTCCGACGATCTTGTCGAAAACGGATTTGACGATGACGTCCCAGTCCGCGATCGGCTTGTCGAAGACGTCGATGACCGGCACGTTGCCAATATAGGAATAGGAGCGTGGCCGAAAACGAAGCTTGTTGGTGTGCGCCGCGAGGCGAATGTCGATCGGAAGCACCCAAAGCTTGCGCAGCATTTGCAGCAGGCGGGTCTCGGCCGAGATCGGCAGAGTGAAGATCACGAGATCGAGCCGCGTGTGGCGCGCGAACTCGACGAGATCGTCGACCGTCCCGAGCTTGGGATAGCCGGCGACGACGTCGGGCGAGCGATTGTCCGTGCGGTCGTCGAAGACGCCGAGGATACGGAGATCGCCGTCATCCTGCGCCGCGAGCTCCCGAAGCACCGGGTCGGCGAGCTCGCCGCCGCCGACGATCACCGTGCGCCGATCGAGTTTGCCCTGTTGCGTGAGCATCCGCACCAGGAAGGCGAGGGCGATGCGCTCGCAAGCGAGAAGCGCAAGGCCGCTCGCATACCAGCCCAGCAGCCAGACGCGCGAGAAGGAGTCGTCGAGCTTGAAGAAGAACACCGCCGCCAGCGTGACGACGAAAACGAGCGACCAGCCCGCGGCGACCTTGAGCCCGTCACGCACAGGCGCGCGGAAAGAGGCGGTCGAGTAAAGGCCGAGGCTCTGCAGGATGATGACTGCGGTCAGCGCCATCAGCGGCATTACGACGTAATAATCGAGCGAGCGGCCCCAGATCGCCGCGACATGCCATTCGTGAATTACGAGACCGCAAACAAGCAGCATCGAAAACTCGAATAGGCGCACGAGGCCGGCGAGCACGATCGGCGAATAGGCCTTGCCCGGCGCCCCGTTGCTCGCGATCTCCGCGAGCTGCGGACTGAGGCTCCGGCTCGCGTCGGAAGCGGAGCCGGCTCCTTGCGGCTTGCGGTCGTCATTTGGCGAAACGCCTTTCATGTCGCCGACGGCGAAAGCGCACATCTTTACTCTCCTGTTCGAAGCTGCGCCGACGTAAGGTAGTTTGTGGAGCTTGTGGCGCGCAGGCTGTCGCGACAGCTGCGCAGCGCGCCGGCGGCCATTCGTCCGGGTGTGCTCGCATGGACGAATTCGGACATGGCGCCGGGCGACGGCGAGGAGGAGCGCCCCATGAGGATAAGAGTCGCGCTTTCTTCGCGGCGCCATACAAGTGTATGGCGTCGCGCGCTGTGGCCGCCTCGCGCCTGTCTACGAATGAGATCGACAACGTGCCGAAGCAGGCCGCTGACCGGGGCGCGCATGACGTCGGCTATGCGCAATCCGTTCGAGCCTCCCTTTGCCGTCCGGCGATCCCTGATGATCGCTTACGGCAAAGGTAACGCTACTTTCTAAAAAATTCTTTCCCGCACAGTGATGGTGTCGCCGGGACGCACCGGCGTGTCGAGCGGCACGCGCCCGGTCACCGGATAACCGTCGATGACGCGGGTGATGTCGGCGCCGCCCTGATAGCCGCGCGGCGAGAAGCCGCCGGCGATGGCGACGGCGGTCCTGACCGTCATGCCGTCCACGAAAGGAAATTGACCGGCGTTTGTGACTTCGCCGAGCACGAAGAAGGGGCGGAAGGCTTCGACCTCGACCGAAACTCGCGGCTCGCGAATGAAACCGTTGCGCAGGCGCGCGGCGATCTCGCGTTCGACGGCCTGAGCGTCGCGGCCCTGCACGGGAACGGAGCCGATGAGCGGCATGGCTATGCGGCCGGAGCCGTCGACGGAATAAGTGTTCGAAAGCGAGTCCTGTCCGAAAACGATGACGCGAAGCCGGTCGCCGGCCGCGAGCGTGTAAGGCTCATGCGCCGTCGCGGCAAACAGCTCGGGCTGATAGTTGCCCGGCGCCGCGCATCCGGAGAGCAGCGCAATCACGATCATGGCTGTCGCCAAAGTGAACGTCTTCGAGGCGGCTCTGTGCGAGGCGACCGTATTCGCCATTTCGGACTCGCTGATTTCTGCTGACTGACCATGAGCCGCGAAGCGACTGAGCTTTTTTTATTGTCTGATGGTTAACAAACACTCACCTGACTTGAACGTAACTGGTTAACCTAGCTTCAACCATGATCGCGTTATGAAAGGTTACTGAATTCGGAGAGGCGATGCGTTCCGGAGTTACGATCGACGCGGAGACAGCGACAAACGAAATCGATTTGTCGCGGATCGGCCGCGTTCTTCTCGAGAAGCGCTGGTGGGTGATCGGCCCGACGCTCGCCGCGCTCGTCGGCGCGCTCATCTTCGTGAATGTCGTCAAGCCGCGTTACAGCGCTGACGCGAGGCTGTTGCTCGAAAACCAGGAAAGCTTCTTGACGCGCGCCGACAAGGGCGAGCGTGCGGAATTGACCGCGCCCGACGCCGAGGCGGTGCAAAGCCAGATCCAGCTGCTCACCTCGCGCGATCTCGCGCGGCGCGTCATCAAGAAGCTCGATTTGCAGGGCAATCCGGAATTCGATCCGCTCGCCAATGGCGTCGGACCGATCACACGCGTTCTCGCGCTACTCGGAATTTCGCGCGATCCGACGCGTATGTCGCCCGAGGACCGCATCCTCGAGAAATTTTCGGAAAAGCTCGCCGTGCTCTCGCCGACGAAGACGCGCGTGCTGTCCGTTGAGTTCTCGTCGCGCAACCCCGACCTTGCCGCGCGCGCCGCCAACGCCGTCGCCGAAACCTATATAGAGATGCAGCAGGAGGCCAAGCGCGAAAACGCTCGCGCCGCGGCGCAGTCTCTGGGCACGCTCGTCGCCGAATTGCATACGCGCGTCGCGCAGGCGGAAACGCGCGTCGAGGAGTTTCGCGCGCAGACCGGGCTCCTGATCGGGGCCAATAATGTCGCCATTCCAACGCAGCAGCTCGGCGAATTGAACCAGCAGCTTTCTGCCGCCCGCGCGGCGCAGGCGGATGCGCAGGCGAAGGCGCGCATCCTGCGCGAAATGCTGCGCAGGAATCGCATCGGGGACATTCCCGACGTGTCCAACAATGAATCGATCCGCCGCATCAATGAGCAACGCGTGGCGTTGCGCGCGCAACTGGCGCTGGAGTCGCGCACGCTTCTCCCGATGCATCCGCGCATAAAGGAACTCACTGCGCAACTCATGGATCTCGACGCGCAGTGGCGCATCGCCGCGGAACGAACGGCGCGCACGCTGGAGAACGACGCCAACATCGCCGCCGCCCGCGTGGAAAATCTGACGCGCGCGCTCGACGAGCAGAAGCGCGTAACAGGCGCCGCGGGCGCCGACGAGGCGAAGCTCCGTGACCTGGAGCGCGCCGCGCGCCTGCTCAAGGATCAGCTCGAGGCCGAGTCGGCGAAATATCAGGAAGCGCTCGCCCGCGAACGCGTGAAGGCGACGCCGGCCGATGCGCGCATCATCCAGCGCGCGCTGGCGCCGCAGCTGCCGTCCTTCCCCAAGAAACTGCCGATCACGATTTTTGCGACCTTGGCCGGACTTATCCTGTCCGCCGGCGTGATCATTTCGGGCGAAATGCTGAGCGGCCGCGCGCGTGTCGCAAAGCAGGCTGCTCCTTCGCCTGAGGCGCCGGAATCGACGCCGGTGGTTGCGGCGCCGATGGAGCGGTCAGCGCCCGCGCTCGTGGAGCCGGCCGCTGAAAGCGTTCTTCCCGCAAGCGCTGAAGTCGACGCCGTCAGTGCGATCGACAAGGCGCGCGCTGCGACGAATTGCGTAAAGGTGCTCGTCACGCCATGCGAAGATGACGGAAAACCTTCGGACACGGTGATCGCGCTGGGCCGCAATCTGTCGCGGCGCGGGCGCACGCTGCTTGCCGTCGCCGATCGCGGCGCCGCCGCTTATGACGCGCTGGTGCATGCGCCGCAGGGCGCGCCGAAAGGCATGGCCGATCTCGTCACGGGAGTCGCGGACTTCGCCGAGGTCATTCATCGCGATGTGGGATCGCGCCTGCATGTCATGCCCGGCGGCGTCCATGAGGGTGAGACGCGCTACGAGCTCGCGCTCGTGGTCGATGCGCTCGCGCATACTTACGATTTCGTC contains the following coding sequences:
- a CDS encoding exopolysaccharide transport family protein — its product is MRSGVTIDAETATNEIDLSRIGRVLLEKRWWVIGPTLAALVGALIFVNVVKPRYSADARLLLENQESFLTRADKGERAELTAPDAEAVQSQIQLLTSRDLARRVIKKLDLQGNPEFDPLANGVGPITRVLALLGISRDPTRMSPEDRILEKFSEKLAVLSPTKTRVLSVEFSSRNPDLAARAANAVAETYIEMQQEAKRENARAAAQSLGTLVAELHTRVAQAETRVEEFRAQTGLLIGANNVAIPTQQLGELNQQLSAARAAQADAQAKARILREMLRRNRIGDIPDVSNNESIRRINEQRVALRAQLALESRTLLPMHPRIKELTAQLMDLDAQWRIAAERTARTLENDANIAAARVENLTRALDEQKRVTGAAGADEAKLRDLERAARLLKDQLEAESAKYQEALARERVKATPADARIIQRALAPQLPSFPKKLPITIFATLAGLILSAGVIISGEMLSGRARVAKQAAPSPEAPESTPVVAAPMERSAPALVEPAAESVLPASAEVDAVSAIDKARAATNCVKVLVTPCEDDGKPSDTVIALGRNLSRRGRTLLAVADRGAAAYDALVHAPQGAPKGMADLVTGVADFAEVIHRDVGSRLHVMPGGVHEGETRYELALVVDALAHTYDFVVFAASRVEARRLAPFVDLAFVLGGDAEAESLRAELAQAGADAQLLEGGAGADDLVAA